Within the Candidatus Saccharibacteria bacterium oral taxon 488 genome, the region CAGGTTTTGCGGCCGGCAATCACGCACGTTTGTTCGGAATGCTAATTTCTGGCGGCGTCGGCGTGTTGGGCTGGTGGGTATCAAGCACCCTGGTTGGTTCACTCGGAGTCGTTATCGCCAGTGGCGCCGCAGCGACAGTAGTCGGATTGACGGCGGTGCTTGCGTCCCGACTATGGCGCTTTCCTTCAGTGGCCATTATCGCTGCCGGCATTGTGCCGCTGGTGCCGGGCTTGTCACTCTATAACGGCTTGATGGGGGTGATAGAGAATCCGCCGACCGACCCTGAATTTTTATTGTCACTAGCTGTCCTTGCACGAGCTATTATGATCGGTGTGGCCATTGCGATCGGCGCATCGCTTGGTAATATGATCGGCCGGCCGGTACGGCGCGGTATGATTCGCTGGTATAATAAGCTCCTGCGGCGACGAGAGATAAAAGTTCAATAAAGTACGCGCAAATTTTATTTCAAGACTACACACTCGTCGCCCAGTGTCTGACGCAGCTGACTCATGAGCTGGTCGCCAGCCTCAACACGAAACGGCATGCGCATGGCAGACTTATTTGCCTCACCCAGCACCAACACCACATCAGTTACGCCAGCATATTCGGAGCAGAGCGACTTGAGCGCTACTAGCTTATCGTGGTCGCTCGGGTTTTTGATATGAAGAAATAGCTTTTCTGCCTCGGGCGAGGGGGGCGTAGCTACTGGGCGTGACGGCGTGTTTGTCGTGCCAGGCGGTGTCGATTTCATATTTGTTCCGTTCGCCGTCGCTGCTCGGGCTATACCTGGCTTCTGGGTCTTTTGGGCTCGGAATGCTGCACGCCGCTCTTGCTTGAATTTGCTGCTGACTTTTGGAGCCTCCATTTGACGGCCAGTCGATTCATAGCTCTTGATATCTTCGTCGGAGACAATCTCAATTTCATCAGCAATCATCTTACTCTCTGAGCCCAAATTGCTATCCCGATCACGTGCCGAGTTTTTGCCGGTCACCCGAATGACGGCGTCTTGGACAAGTTTGGCACCGACTTGCTCATACAAATTCGGAAAGACAATAACCTCGCCCTCGCCAAATTTATCTTCGATCCCGACGAACGCCATCTTGCTACCTGATTTGGTCACGATGGTGCGCACCGTCGTGATGATACCACCAATTATCATCGGGCGGCCGTCGTATTCTGGCACCAGCTGCGTTAACGGCTGCGCCTGCTCACTGAGGTATGCTTCATACGCATCAAGCGGGTGCGCCGAAATATATAGCCCCATCAGCTCGCGCTCCCACATCAGCCGCTCTTTGTTGGTGTGTTTGGCCGGCGCTGGCTGTAACTGCATCGTTGGCTGAACATCAGCCGACTCATCACCGAGCATACCAAACAGGTCAGTCTGCCCTGACGCAGCCTCTTTCTGAGTCTTTTGAGCAAAGGCGACAATGGTGTCAAGATTAAACAACAAGTCAGACCGATCGCCAAAGCTGTCAAAGGCGCCAGTTTTGATCAGCGACTCCCAGGCCTTGCGGTTAAACTTGCTGGTCGACACTCGCTTGGCAAAATCTTCGACCGACTTGAACGGGCCATCAGCCTCGCGGGCACGAATAATTTCTTCCACCGCGCCGACACCGACGCCCTTGACCGCCGCCATGCCGAAACGAATCTTCTTTTCACCAGGCACCACTGCGAACTCGACAAATGACTCATTAACATCTGGGTTGAGTACTTCGATGCCCATGTGCTTACACTCAGTCATCTCGATGGCCAGGCGCTCGGTGTCGTCCTGATCACTGGTCATCAGTGCCGCCATGAACGCGTCAGGGTAATGCGCCTTCAGGTACGCTGTCCAGTAGGCGATCAAGCCATAACACGCTGCGTGTGACTTATTGAAACAGTAGTTAGCAAATTCCTCCAATGCATCCCAAAACTGCTCAGCGATTTCCTTAGTCGCGCCACCAACCTTGACCGCGCCTTCGACAAACTCTGGCTTGACCTTTTTCATCAAGTCAATTTTCTTTTTACCCACTGCTTTACGTAGGGTGTCGGCTTGACCGCCAGTAAAGCCACACCACTCTTTGGAAATCTGCATAAATTGCTCCTGATAGACCAAAATGCCATAGGTGTTTTTCAATGAGTTTTCCATGCCGGGGTGCAGATAGGTAATTTCTTCCTCGCCATGTTTACGCTTGATGAACGAGTCGATAAACTGCATTGGCCCCGGGCGGTACAGGGCCACCATGGCGATGATGTCTTCAAAGACACTCGGTTTGAGCTCGCGCAAGTACCGCTTCATGCCAGCCGACTCCAACTGGAACACGCCGGTGGTATCACCGCGCTGGAATAATTTGTAGGTTGCTGCATCATCCAGCGGCAACGTTGATAAATCAATGTCCGTTTTGTAGACTTTACGAATAATACGCAGCGCATTGTTGATGATGGACAAGTTAGACAGACCCAAAAAGTCCATCTTAAGCAGCCCCAGTTCTTCCACCGGGCCCATCGGATACTGAGTCGCCACCACGCCCTTTTGCGCCATCTCGAGCGGCACGTATTTCACCAAATCATCCGGTGCGATCACCACGCCGGCGGCATGCACACCGTGCGAACGAATGGTTCCCTCCAGCTGCGACGCAAAGTCATAAACTGTTTTGGCAGTCGGGTTGGTCTCGTATTCTTTCTTGAGGTCAGGATCTTCCTCCAGCGATTTTTTGATGGGCACGTGACGACCCTGGACGGGCGGTGGAATGAGCTTGGCTAGCCGGTCAGATTCGCCGTACGGCACCTGCAACACCCGCGCCACATCACGCACCGAGGCACGCGCCGCCATGGTACCAAAGGTACAGATGTTGGCGACTCGTTCTGAGCCGTATTTCTTGGCGCAATATTCGATCACCTCGCCGCGGCGGGTATCTTGAATGTCGATATCGATGTCGGGCATGGAAATACGGTCGGGGTTGAGAAATCGCTCAAACAGCAGGTCGTAATGCAGCGGGTCAAGGTCGGTGATGTTCAGGGCATAGGCGATGATTGAGCCAGCCGCTGAACCACGCCCCGGCCCAAAGATAATCCCCTGAGATTTGCCCCAGTTGATAAAATCCTGGACGATCAAAAAATAGCCGTTATAGCCCATGTTGTCGAGCACGCCAAACTCCATGTCCAGTCGCTCTAGCTGCGCCTCTGATAACTTGGCTCGCAGCTGATCATTCGGGAGCTTCTTCGCGTCCTCCAACTTCATGCCAGCGTACCGTACTGCCATACCGCTGTACACCAGATGATCCAGATATTCTTTTTCCGATTCACCGTTTGGCGTTGGGAATTTCGGGATGAGAATATCACCAAGTTTAATTTCTACGTCGCACCGATCGGCGATGGCTTTGGTATTGGCAATTGCCTGAGGATTGGTTGTTTGCCACCGCGAAATGATGTCTTCTGGCGTCGTCAAATGCAGCTCAAAATCCTTCAAGCTCATCCGCTTTTCATCACTCAAATACGCACCAGTACCGACGCATAGCAAAATCTCATGCGCCTCTTGGTCTTCGTGATTGAGGTAATGACCGTCGCTGGTCACCACACACGGAATATCCAGTTCCTCGCTGATGCGCTCAATGTAATCATTGACCTTTTTTTGCTCCGGCCAGTGACTGCGCGCCTCCGGGTGGCCATGGTCTTGCAGCTCCATGTAGTACCGATCGCCAAACACCGACTTGTACCAGCCAGCAATTTCCTTGGCCTTTTCATAATCATCATTGCGCAAATTCTCGCCCAACTCACCACCAATACAGCCAGACATACAGATGATGCCTTCGTTGTATTGTTCCAGTAATTCGTGGTCAATGCGCGGCTTGTAATAGACACCTTCGAGGTTGGCGATGGTGCTGAGCTGCATCAGATTTTGATAGCCCTTGTGATTCATGGCCAGTAGCGTCAGGTGATAGCGTGCCTTGTCCTTAGCTGGGTCGCGGTCATGACGAGTGCGGGCTGCTACGTAGGTTTCGATGCCGATAATTGGCTTGATACCAACATTCTTGGCGGCTTTATAAAACTCAATTGCGCCCGACATGGTGCCGTGGTCAGTAATGGCACAAGCCTCCATGCCGAGCTCTTTCACCCGAGCCACCATGTCAGGAATCTTGGTCAGCCCGTCAAGGAGCGAGTGGTGAGTGTGATTGTGTAGGTGCACATAATCAGACGGCTGCAACGTAGCCGCAGTTTGAGTTGAAGCTGTCGTATGTTTGGTCACCATCATGTACCGCGCCCTCTGGGCGCTACCTCCTCTTTCTCTACCAAGTATAGCATGTTAGCGCCGGCGCTGCATGGTATCAATCAGCTGATTGAGAAAATCCGCCAGTGCCGGAAAGATATCAGCAAACCGCCCGAGCAGCCAAGCTGACACCATGATCAACACCGTCACACCCACGAGGCTACCCATGCCAAAGAAAAAACCTCGCCAAAAGTTCATCCAATAGACCTGCCGACGCGATCGATGAAAGTCAAAAAACAGATCTTCGATCATTGCCTGCCGAGCACCGTTTTCATTATCACGCTTGATACGATCAATGGCGCGATGGGCCAGTGACGGGCGTGATCCGGTAGCCCGAGCATCCTTACGGCTACTTTCTTTTGGCGACTTAGCTGGCACTATTTTCCTCAAGCCGCTTGACCAAATATTCACGAAGGCTCGCACCAAGCTTCGGATCACGCATGCCAAAATCAATCACTGTCTTGAGATATTCCAGTTTATCGCCAGTGTCATAATAGGTACCATTGGTAATTTCTACGCCATAAAAATTATAGCCATCATCAATCATGCTCTGCATAATCGGCTGCACCGTAAATTCACCGTGACCATCAAACGCATGCTTGGCTTTCTCGAGATAGCTAAAGAACTCGCCCGGCAGCAAATAGCTACTGACGCTCGCTAGATCAGACGGAGCATTAGCCTTACCTGGCTTTTCAACGATGTTCGTCATCTTGATCACGCCGTCAGCAACCTGCTCACCGTTAACCACGCCGTAGCGATCAAATTCAGCGTCATCAACAATCTTCTTGCACGATAGCACCGCGCCGTCTAATTTTTGCGCCGCAGTGATCATCTGGCGGAACCGGCTGGGGCTAGCAGCGATAAAGTCATCAGCAAAGGTATAAATAACCGGCTCATCACCATTGATCAAATGCGCGGCGCAGGTCAATGGCGTGGCGTTGCCGTACGGGCCTTTCTGGCGAATGTAAACAAAGTTTGCCATTTCCGACAAATTATTCACGATGTCAATCAGTGGCTGTTTCTTGGCGCCGCCCGCCCGCAGATTGACCAGTAGTTCCTCGTTCGGCCTGTCAAAATGATCCTCAATTGCTCGTTTGTTGGCGCTGCCGATGATAATGATATCTTTGATACCGGCCTCGACCAATTCCTCGACGACGTATTGGATAATCGGCTTGTCGATCAGCGGCATCATTTCTTTTGGCATAGCCTTAGTTTGCGGCAAGAACCGCGTACCGAAGCCGGCGGCAGCGATGATAGCCTTGGTTGGTTTTTTCATGATAGTTCCTCCTGTCGTAGGTTATCTAAATAATCAAACAAAAGCGCGAATGGCCCTGTTACACATAAATCACCCGCCCGAGCGATGGCAAACAACTCTGTCGCTGAAACAAACCGTAGTTCAGCGCCCTGGCTACTTTCAGCTTCATCAAGATGGATTGCATCCCCATTGTACACGCAGTCAGTCGCCAAGTACACTGCGATCTTGATATTAATGTACGGGCCCTCATAGCATTCACCAACATATTCAAAGCGCCCCGGCGTGCAGCCCGTCTCCTCCATTAATTCACGCCGCGCGACTGCCTCTACCTCCTCGCCCGGCTCGCCTTCGCCACCGGGGAAATCATAGAGCCATTTTTCCGGGCCAGCGCGAAACTGATAGGTCATAGCGATCTTGTTATCCGTCGTCACTGCCACCACTAATACTGACACTAACTCCTCAGAAAAGAAGGTCGTAAACTCATGCTGTTCACCATCCTCTGTTTGATATCGCTTGATGACGGCCGAGCGCTTGAACGCCTCGCCGACTGTTTGCGTGGTGGTTGGTTGAATACGCGTGAATGTTTTCATTGCAGTCGCTCTCGGATTAGCTTCTGGGCGAGGCTTGGGTTGGCCTGGCCCTTAGAGCGCTTCATGACTTGACCAACGAGGTAGCCGATAGCTTTGTCTTTGCCCGAGCGAATGTCAGCGATGGATGCCGCCGAGGCTGGGTCATGTAATACTTCGTCAACGATGACTGTGATGACCCTCTCGTCAGACACCTGCAGTAAATTCTTACTCTCGGCAATCTCGCGCGGCCCCTGTTTGAGATATTGTCGATCAAACAAACTAAGGAAAATCTCTTTGCCGCCAGTTGAACTCACCTCGTTATCCTCGACGAGTAGTGACAACTCTGTCAACCGACGCGGCCCAACATAACCCTCCCCGATGAGATCCATATCAATCAACCCCTCCGGCGTCGAAGCAAACCAGTTAAAGATCCGCTTGACCAGCCGCTGATATTTTATCTTGTCAACTCCCAACTCATCGAGAACAGCTTGCTCATTATGCACCGTCAGCGTCTTGATAGCATCAAGCAATATCGCGAGCGGCTGATGGCCGAGGATCGTCGTAATCACCGAATGATCCAGCCCCAGATCAGCCCACCGCTCTCGGCACTCGCCCGGCATCAGCGGCATATGTTCCTGCATGCCGGCGATTTCCTCGTCAGTCAAAACAATCGGCGGGATGTCCGGATCGGGCATGTAGCGATAATCCTGCGCGTCTTCTTTCGAACGCTGTGAAGTAGTAATTTGCCTGTCATCACTCCAGCCGCGGGTCTCCTGCACCACCGATTCACCACTTTCCAGCAGGTCAACTTGGCGCTTGAACTCGTATTCAGCGGCACGCTCGACGCTGCGGAATGAGTTGAGGTTTTTAACTTCTGCGCGCTTGCCGAGTTCGGTCGCGCCTTTCTTAGCCACCGAAATATTGACATCAAAACGTATGTTGCCATGATACAAATCACCGTGCGTCACGCCAGCGTAGACCATCAATTTGTGCAGTTCCGAAGCGTACGCTTTGGCCTCCTCGGCAGAATGCATATCTGGCTCAGAAACAATTTCGATCAGCGGCGTGCCAGCGCGGTTGAGGTCAACCAACGAGTAGCCATCGTGGTGCGTCAACTTGCCCGCGTCTTCTTCCATGTGCGCGTGATGAATTCGCACTCGTTTGAGCGAACCATCATCCAGCGGTGCATCGACATGACCAGCCAAAATAATCGGCTGATACATCTGCGAGGTCTGATAACCCTTTGGCAGGTCAGGGTAAAAATAATGCTTGCGATCAAACCGGCTAACGCGAGCAATCGGCGCATTCAACGCCTTACCGGCGCGCACCGCCAGTTCGACAGCGTGCTTATTCAGCACCGGCAGCATTCCTGGCAGACCAAAGTCAATCTCGTGCGTTTTATTATTCGGCTCAGCATTACGCGCGTCATTATCAGCCGGGCTAAACAGCTTAGTTTTGGTCGCCAGCTGGACATGGCAC harbors:
- a CDS encoding DNA polymerase III subunit alpha, producing MMVTKHTTASTQTAATLQPSDYVHLHNHTHHSLLDGLTKIPDMVARVKELGMEACAITDHGTMSGAIEFYKAAKNVGIKPIIGIETYVAARTRHDRDPAKDKARYHLTLLAMNHKGYQNLMQLSTIANLEGVYYKPRIDHELLEQYNEGIICMSGCIGGELGENLRNDDYEKAKEIAGWYKSVFGDRYYMELQDHGHPEARSHWPEQKKVNDYIERISEELDIPCVVTSDGHYLNHEDQEAHEILLCVGTGAYLSDEKRMSLKDFELHLTTPEDIISRWQTTNPQAIANTKAIADRCDVEIKLGDILIPKFPTPNGESEKEYLDHLVYSGMAVRYAGMKLEDAKKLPNDQLRAKLSEAQLERLDMEFGVLDNMGYNGYFLIVQDFINWGKSQGIIFGPGRGSAAGSIIAYALNITDLDPLHYDLLFERFLNPDRISMPDIDIDIQDTRRGEVIEYCAKKYGSERVANICTFGTMAARASVRDVARVLQVPYGESDRLAKLIPPPVQGRHVPIKKSLEEDPDLKKEYETNPTAKTVYDFASQLEGTIRSHGVHAAGVVIAPDDLVKYVPLEMAQKGVVATQYPMGPVEELGLLKMDFLGLSNLSIINNALRIIRKVYKTDIDLSTLPLDDAATYKLFQRGDTTGVFQLESAGMKRYLRELKPSVFEDIIAMVALYRPGPMQFIDSFIKRKHGEEEITYLHPGMENSLKNTYGILVYQEQFMQISKEWCGFTGGQADTLRKAVGKKKIDLMKKVKPEFVEGAVKVGGATKEIAEQFWDALEEFANYCFNKSHAACYGLIAYWTAYLKAHYPDAFMAALMTSDQDDTERLAIEMTECKHMGIEVLNPDVNESFVEFAVVPGEKKIRFGMAAVKGVGVGAVEEIIRAREADGPFKSVEDFAKRVSTSKFNRKAWESLIKTGAFDSFGDRSDLLFNLDTIVAFAQKTQKEAASGQTDLFGMLGDESADVQPTMQLQPAPAKHTNKERLMWERELMGLYISAHPLDAYEAYLSEQAQPLTQLVPEYDGRPMIIGGIITTVRTIVTKSGSKMAFVGIEDKFGEGEVIVFPNLYEQVGAKLVQDAVIRVTGKNSARDRDSNLGSESKMIADEIEIVSDEDIKSYESTGRQMEAPKVSSKFKQERRAAFRAQKTQKPGIARAATANGTNMKSTPPGTTNTPSRPVATPPSPEAEKLFLHIKNPSDHDKLVALKSLCSEYAGVTDVVLVLGEANKSAMRMPFRVEAGDQLMSQLRQTLGDECVVLK
- a CDS encoding UTP--glucose-1-phosphate uridylyltransferase; the protein is MKKPTKAIIAAAGFGTRFLPQTKAMPKEMMPLIDKPIIQYVVEELVEAGIKDIIIIGSANKRAIEDHFDRPNEELLVNLRAGGAKKQPLIDIVNNLSEMANFVYIRQKGPYGNATPLTCAAHLINGDEPVIYTFADDFIAASPSRFRQMITAAQKLDGAVLSCKKIVDDAEFDRYGVVNGEQVADGVIKMTNIVEKPGKANAPSDLASVSSYLLPGEFFSYLEKAKHAFDGHGEFTVQPIMQSMIDDGYNFYGVEITNGTYYDTGDKLEYLKTVIDFGMRDPKLGASLREYLVKRLEENSAS
- a CDS encoding NUDIX hydrolase yields the protein MKTFTRIQPTTTQTVGEAFKRSAVIKRYQTEDGEQHEFTTFFSEELVSVLVVAVTTDNKIAMTYQFRAGPEKWLYDFPGGEGEPGEEVEAVARRELMEETGCTPGRFEYVGECYEGPYINIKIAVYLATDCVYNGDAIHLDEAESSQGAELRFVSATELFAIARAGDLCVTGPFALLFDYLDNLRQEELS
- the gatB gene encoding Asp-tRNA(Asn)/Glu-tRNA(Gln) amidotransferase subunit GatB; amino-acid sequence: MMSVYDEYEMTIGIECHVQLATKTKLFSPADNDARNAEPNNKTHEIDFGLPGMLPVLNKHAVELAVRAGKALNAPIARVSRFDRKHYFYPDLPKGYQTSQMYQPIILAGHVDAPLDDGSLKRVRIHHAHMEEDAGKLTHHDGYSLVDLNRAGTPLIEIVSEPDMHSAEEAKAYASELHKLMVYAGVTHGDLYHGNIRFDVNISVAKKGATELGKRAEVKNLNSFRSVERAAEYEFKRQVDLLESGESVVQETRGWSDDRQITTSQRSKEDAQDYRYMPDPDIPPIVLTDEEIAGMQEHMPLMPGECRERWADLGLDHSVITTILGHQPLAILLDAIKTLTVHNEQAVLDELGVDKIKYQRLVKRIFNWFASTPEGLIDMDLIGEGYVGPRRLTELSLLVEDNEVSSTGGKEIFLSLFDRQYLKQGPREIAESKNLLQVSDERVITVIVDEVLHDPASAASIADIRSGKDKAIGYLVGQVMKRSKGQANPSLAQKLIRERLQ